From Dechloromonas sp. A34:
CGCAACTGGCGACGCAGGTGCTTCAGGGGAGCTCGGCTGCGGTGAGCGCCGAACCGCTGCGGCTGGAGGCGGCCGACATCCAGGCTGTGGCGGCGACCAACGAGGCGACCGTCGAGGAGCCGCCGTTGCGCGACGGCCGTCCCAGCTTCGAGCAACTGATGGCGCGCGCGCAGGCCTACGGGATCGCGCCGGAACGGTACCAGGCCTACGCCGACCGGCGCTGGGGACGGGGCTGGAAGATCAACCCGCACGGCCGGGCCCGGGCCTGGAATGAACTGGAACGCTACGGCAACGATCCGCAGGGCTATCTCGACAAGATCGAGAGCGAGATGCAACTGGCTTCTCGGGGGAGGACGGCATGATCCGCATCGCGCACTTCTCCGACCTGCACTACGGCACCAAGAACCTGGCGGAAGCCGACCGTTGCTTCGGCGCCGCCCTCGACCGGGCCATCGCGTTGGGTGCCGAGGCGGCGGTTATCTCGGGCGACGCCACCGACCATGGCCTCGACTTGCACGCCCCGGCCGCCGAACGGCTGGTCGCCCAGGTGCGGCGACTGGCCGACCATTGCCCGGTGCTGATGCTGCAGGGGACGTTCTCGCACGAACCCCCTGGCACCCTGGCAATCTTCCGGCTGCTGGGTGGACGGCATCCGGTGCATGTCGCTGATCGCATCGCGCAAGTTGCGCTCACGGCCCACGGCGAGTGGCTTTCTTCAACGAGTTGGTGCTTCGATGGGGTGCCGGCCGGTGCTCGTGCCCTGTTTTCCTGCATCCCCACGGTGAACAAGGCGGTGGTGGCCGCAACGGTCGGTGCGGCCGAAGCGGCCCAGGCCGTGGGGGAGCATCTGGCCCTCTTGTTGCGCGGCTACGCACCGACCCATCGCGCGGCCCGTCGGCAGGGCGTGCCGACAATCGGCGTGTCGCACGGTACGGTGTTCGGCTGCGTGAGCGAACATGGCGTGCCGATGGCCGGCTTCGATCATGAGTTCACTACCGGTGCCCTGTTCAGCGCCGAGACGCAGGCCTTCATGCTCGGGCACATCCACCGGCATCAGGCATGGGAACAGGAAATCAGGGTAGGGCGGCAATGCATCGCCTATCCCGGCTCGATCGGTCGTTTTCACTACGGTGAGGAAGGGGAAAAGGGGTTCTTGTTGTGGGAGGTCGACGCCGACCAGGCGCGCTTCACTCTGGAGCCCACGCCCGCGCGTCGGACCGTCGATATCGTGTTCGAAGGCAAACCCGATCTCGACGCCCTGCGCACAGCCGTCACCCAGCAGGACATCGCCGGCGCGTTCGTGCGCGTGCGCTGGACCGTCGCTGATGAAGACCGCCACCAGGTCGACCGCGCGGCGATCGAGCGGCTACTGGACGGGGCGGCGGAAACCAAGCTGGAGGGACGCATCGTGCCCGTGGTGCGCACGCGGGCGGCGGGGATTTCGCACCTGGCGAATCTGGCGGACAAAGTGCGCGTCTGGGCGCGGGTGACCGAGGTGCGGGCGGAGCCCTTGCTCGAGTGCCTCCAGTCGCTGTCGAGCCAGGAACCGGATGCCATCGCCGAGCTTGTGCTGCGTGGGCAGGAAGTCCCTGATGGCGGGGAATGCATCGACACCGCTGTCACCCTGTCGCCCCCGAGGGCCGATCTTGAGCCCGCGCTGCTGTTTTGACCTGGCCGGGGCCGGTCCCTTGGGGACGGACTTGCACACCCTTTTTCGTGCGGGAGACTGACCTGGTCATCCCGCTGGAGTACCACCATGCAACCGCTTTCACTCACTCTCAAGGGCTTTCGCGGCATTCGCGATGGCCTGGGACGCGATGTCCTCACCCTCGACTTCGAGCGACTGGCCGATGGCGCCGAACTGGTCGCCATCGCC
This genomic window contains:
- a CDS encoding metallophosphoesterase family protein — its product is MIRIAHFSDLHYGTKNLAEADRCFGAALDRAIALGAEAAVISGDATDHGLDLHAPAAERLVAQVRRLADHCPVLMLQGTFSHEPPGTLAIFRLLGGRHPVHVADRIAQVALTAHGEWLSSTSWCFDGVPAGARALFSCIPTVNKAVVAATVGAAEAAQAVGEHLALLLRGYAPTHRAARRQGVPTIGVSHGTVFGCVSEHGVPMAGFDHEFTTGALFSAETQAFMLGHIHRHQAWEQEIRVGRQCIAYPGSIGRFHYGEEGEKGFLLWEVDADQARFTLEPTPARRTVDIVFEGKPDLDALRTAVTQQDIAGAFVRVRWTVADEDRHQVDRAAIERLLDGAAETKLEGRIVPVVRTRAAGISHLANLADKVRVWARVTEVRAEPLLECLQSLSSQEPDAIAELVLRGQEVPDGGECIDTAVTLSPPRADLEPALLF